The DNA window attataaacaattaaaaaaaataaactatttttcttttctttctgtTTGAAACACAAATCATATATTACAAACATAATTGctttatttcaaaacaaatttgtttcaattatgtttttgtatgtggacaaaaaaaagtttatcaataatttattaaaaaactttagATGTGATCTTGTTGTAATCAAACTATTATTGGTAACGAAGATGAGCTAATTTAATTTTGCTTCTAAATGcgataaataaaatcaaacacacTTGAACATTTAGCAAATAAGTTGGATAATCTATAAACATGTTAGAATAATAAAGTATAGCAACTAACACTCACAATTAacctttcaaataaataaaataattaaacgtACTTGAATGTTTAACAAATAGGTTAAAACAAATTAACtgtcaatttaaaataaataacaaattaataaaagcCAAAATATTGGCGAAGAAAAATAGGAGTTAAAGAAAAAGATGTAGATATAAAGATATGAATTGAGACCAAACAAAATAAGACACGTCAGATTATGCGCGTCACATCTATGCCGCGTGTTTTTTTATacgtttaatatataaaatataatatttataaaataataattatttaaatgtatataattaaataaataaataaaagacatgcAAAAGATACTACAATTAGAACATAAATACAAATACAAGTCatcaagtaaataaaaaattacatcatCATTGACATTCATTACATGCTAATTACAAGTGTTAATCATCTAGTTTAGTGTTTCATGTATAATGAGGCAACTAAATACAAAGTACAAATTTGAAGTAATTCAAATgtcacatttattaataaattcgaAATTGATCGACTCTAAACTTTCAAGAGCTCTAATTGAAATCAATATCACCCTACATACTTCACAAATTAAAACTATTCAATACAAATCTATATtcttaaaaatgaatattacctaaaccaaataataataatcagataaataaaaaatgaatttaacaCTTCAGCATACCCATTCGACGTGGAGGGTCAATTCGTAAAATGAATTTGACACTTCAGCAGACCCATTCGACGTGGAGGATCAATTCGTAAAAGTAACCTCTCAAATATCAAAAATTCAccctaataattttttttaaaaagaaatccaTGCATATTTTCCACAACGAAGATAAAGCATGACatgaaaagtaaaaataaaaataaaaaataaatataagaaaaaatggtACTCGATAAGTTATAGAGCTcgtaaattttttgaaaaaaaatattaactctCGACAAACACGACTACTTTTCTGAACGAATCATAGAAAACAATCATAGAAaatgtcataataatatatattaataaaattaaataattacttgAAAACCACaatatttaattacactaaCAAAGATATGTTAAATATTGCAACAACTATAtgattattgatatatatacttaaGTGGATAATCCATAAATAGTAATACTTTGAAGCAATAAATAGCCTATcaaattataaacaattaagaaaataaactatttttcttttctttctttttgaaacacaaatcatatataattacaaacataattgccttatttcaaaacaaatttgtgttcaattatgtttttgtatgtggacaaaaaaaaagttcatcaataatttattaaaaaaatttagatgtGATCTTGTTGTGATCAAACTATGATCGGTAACAAgattagttaatttaattttgctTCTAAATGcgataaataaaatcaaacacacTTGAACATTTAGCAAATAAggtgaataatttataaacaagtTAGAATGATAAAGTATAGCAACTAATGACACATTTATAGTTAAccttttgattaaataaaacaattaaaccTACTTAACAAATAGGTTAAAACAAATTaactttcaatttaaaataaataataaattaataaatgccAAAATATTGGCGGAGAAAAATAGGCGTTAAAGTAAAAGAGGTAGATATAAAGATATGAACGAAGaccaaataaaataagacaCGTCGGATTATACGTGTTACATCTATGCCGCGTGTTTTTTTATacgtttaatatataaaatatattatttataaaataattattatttaaatatatataaataaataaaatacatgcAAAAGATACTACAATTACAACCTAAATACAAATACAAGTCatcaagtaaataaaaaattatatcatcatTGACATTCATGACATGCTAATTACAAGTGCTAATCATCTAGTTTAGTGTTTCATGTATAATGAGGCAACTAAATCCAAAGTACAAATTTGAAGTAATTCAAATGTCACATTTATTAACAAATTCGAAATTGATCAACCCTAAACTTTCAAGAGCTCTAATTGAAATCAATATCACCCTACATACTTACAAATTAAAACTATTCGATAcaaatctatatttttaaaaacgaATATTACCTaaaccaaataataataatcagataaataaaaaatgaatttaacaCTTCAGCATACCCATCCGACGTGGATGGTCAATTCGTAAAATGAATTTAACACTTCAGCAGACCCATCCGACGTGGAGGGTCAATTCGTAAATGTAACCACCCAAATATCAAAAATtcaacttaataattttttttaaaaagaaatccaTGCATATTTTCCACAACGAAGATAAAGCATGACAtgtaaagtaaaaataaaaataaaaaataaatataagaaaaaatggtACTCGATAAGTTATAGAGCTcgtaaatttttgaaaaaaatattaactccGACAGACACGATTACTTTTTTGAACGAATCATagaaaacgtcataataatattattaatatatactaataaaattaaatacttaCTTGAAAACCACAATATTTAATTGCACttacaaatatatgttaaatgttaaatattgCAACAACTATAtgattattgatatatatacttaaGTGGATAATCCATAAATAGTAATACTTTGAAGCCATAAATAGCTTATcaaattataaacaattaagaaaataaactatttttcttttttcaaaacaaatttgtgttcaattatgtttttgtatgtggacaaaaaaaagttcatcaataatttattaaaaaactttagATGTGATCTTGTTGTGATTAAACTATTATTGGTAACGAAGAtgagttaatttaattttgctTCTAAATGCggtaaataaaatctaacacaCTTGAACATTTAGCAAATAAGGTGGATAATCTATAAACAAGTTAGAATGATAAAGTATAGAAACTAATGACACATTCATAGTTAAccttttgattaaataaaacaattaaacgTACTTGAATGTTtaacaaataagttaaaacaaattaactttcaatttaaaataaataataaattaataaatgccAAAATATTGGCGGAGAAAAATAGGAGTTAAAGTAAAAGATGTAGATATAAAGATATGAACGGAGACCAAACAAAATAAGACACGTCGGATTATACGCGTCACATATATGTCGCGTGTTTTTTTATacgtttaatatataaaatataatatttataaaataattattatttaaatatatataaataaataaaagacatgcAAAAGATACTACAATTACAACCTAAATACAAATTCAAGTCatcaagtaaataaaaaattacatcatCATTGACATTCATGACATGCTAATTACAAGTGCTAATCATCTAGTTTAGTGATTCATGTATAATGAGGCAACTAAATCCAAAGtacaaatttgaattaattcaaatgTCACATTTATTAACAAATTCGAAATTGATCAACCCTAAACTTTCAAGAGCTCTAATTGAAATCAATATCACCCTACATACTTCACAAATTAAAACTATTCGATACAAATCTATATTCTTAAAAACGAATATTACCTaaaccaaataataataatcagataaataaaaaatgaatttaacaCTTCAGCATACCCATCCGACGTGGAGGGTCAATTCGTAAAATGAATTTGACACTTCAGCAGACCCATCCGACGTGGAGGGTCAATTTGTAAATGTAACCTCCCAAATATCAAAAATTaaccttaataattttttttaaaaagaaatctaTGCATATTTTCCACAACGAAGATAAAGCATGACatgaaaagtaaaaataaaaataaaaaataaatataagaaaaaatggtACTCGATAAGTTAAAGAGCTcgtaaatttttttaaaaaaaatattaactctCGACAAACACGACTACTTTTCTGAACTAATCATTGAAAACAATCATAGAAAatgtcataataatattattaatatatattaataaaattaaatacttatttgaaaaccacaatatttaattacactaacaaagatatgttaaatattgcaacatttatatgattattgatttatatactTAAGTGGATAATCCATAAATAGTAATACTTTGAAGCCATAATTAGCTTATcaaattataaacaattaagaaaataaactatttttcttttctttctttttgaaacacaaatcatatataattaaaaatacaattgccttatttcaaaacaaatttgtgttcaattatgtttttgtatgtggacaaaaaaaagttcatcaataatttattaaaaaactttagATGTGATCTTGTTGTGATCAAACTATTATTGGTAACGAAGAtgagttaatttaattttgctTCTAAATGcgataaataaaatcaaacacacTTGAACATTTAGCAAATAAGGTGGATAATCTATAAACAAGTTAGAATGATAAAGTATAGCAACTAATGACACATTCATAGTTAAccttttgattaaataaaacaattaaaccGTACTTGAATGTTTAACAAATAGGTTAAAACAAATTaactttcaatttaaaataaataataaattaataaatgccATGTAGATATAAAGATATGAACGGAGACCAAACAAAATAAGACACGTCGGATTTTGCGCGTCACATCTATGCCGCGTGTTTTTTTATacgtttaatatataaaatataatatttataaaataattattatttaaatatatataaataaataaaagacatgcAAAAGATACTACAATTACAACCTAAATACAAATTCAAGTCatcaagtaaataaaaaattacattattgaCATTCATGACATGCTAATTACAAGTGCTAATCATCTAGTTTAGTGTTTCATGTATAATGAGGCAACTAAATCCAAAGTACAAATTTGAAGTAATTCAAATGTCACATTtattaacaaattcaaaattgatCATCCTAAACTTTCAAGAGCTCTAATTGAAATCAATATCACCGTACATATTTCACAAATTACAACTATTTGATACAaatttatattctaaaaaacGAATATTACCTaaaccaaataaatatttacgaCACTACCATAATACGCTAAATTATTGTTCGTTTAAAAGGAcattaataatatgtatttattatattaacaaaatccCTAAAATTAGGTAGGAAAATTGAAATGACTAAAAATACTATTAGAATCAAATGAAAATAgataattctttaaaaatattataattttttttttttttttttgtaaaagtgataaaataagATATCAGATGTACGTGGGAGGAGGAGGATTCGCCACGTGTCAGATCCAACGGTCCAAATTCGTTTGATCTTTTACCCAAATAGACCAAATCTCTCTAATTCTGTTCTTAGGAAAacaatacaataaaaaataataataatcacgTAATAATAATAGTTGTAAAATAGTAATAGAGAAATCTCTCTCCCCCCCTTTATATAGACGGCAGCGACTAACGAGAACGGGGAGTCtatatctttctctctctctctctcttgaacaTCTCCTCAAAATTCAGCCATGAAACAGAAGCTTTTCTGAACAGGTACTGGTTCTTGCTTGTTTATCACcttctttatcttcttcttaACGTATAAAACATGTGTTATTTGACGTAGATACAATCCATGGTGTTTATGTTTCATGTTTATGTTTGTTTTGCATCTGCAACTTGTTAATCGAAGACCCATTTCCTCTGGTTCGCTCGCACCCTGTTTTGACATCTCTGTTCTTTCATGGAGGTTAGTTGGTGATGATTTATGTATCTTTTTAACATTTACATATCATGCATTTGTTGTTTATTCACTGTCTAGACTGCTGTTTTACTTATCGGGCTTCTGTTTGTTTGTACATGGATTTGTGTTTGTTTATATCTGGTTTTGAACCCTTTTCATTTTCGTTTTAATCGGTGTAATTCTTTATGATCGAATGGAGATGTACGGAGATGTATGTGATGTATGGACAAGTTTTGAACATTTGATGATGATTTGGGTTTTATTGGTTATAGGGTAAAGATTGTGTTTTGATTTAGAGTTTAAGGAAACAGATCTGTACCCTTTATTCATGTTGAACATTTGAACTTGGGGATGTTCTTTGAGATTGTTTAGAACTGATACACCTGATTGAGCTTTTGATTGTTTATGTGAAAGACatgattgtgtttaatttgaCAGATGGGATTGAAAGGACATGGTTTAAATGGCCATCGTGAAACTGCATCAATGAAGCATTTACTGTCTGAGAAAGATTCGTCGGGTTCGGGTGCACATGATCTTTTCTTCGGGGAGCCAAAGATAGTTCCTCGAGTTGGAGATGAATACCAAGTTGAAATTCCAATGCTACTGTCAAATTCTGAGTATGAATCCTATGTCAAGAACCCGATTGAGGCAGAGTTTAATTCAAATCTTGTTCATTTTGATTCTGTTGTGGGTAAATCAAACATACCGCTTATGTTGATTGAGGAGAGCATGATTAAGCATGATGATTTGGTTGTGGAAGAAACAGATAAAAAAATGGTTTCAAAATCCTTAGGCAATGACTACTGTCTAGTTCCTGGGGAATGTGCTGATACATTTACAGATGCTGAAGAGGCGAGTTTCATTCTCGGGTTGTATATATTTGGGAAGAATCTTGTCCAGGTTAAAAGATTAATCGAGAATAAAACAATGGGTAatgttctttctttttattatggGAAGTTCTACAAATCTGATGGATATCGTAGATGGTTAGAAGGTCGGAAAATGAGTAGCAGAAAGTTTGTTCACGGGCATAGGATTTTTGCTGGTCTGAGGCAACAAGAATTTTTGTCTCGATTAACTTCCAAAGTTCCCGGAGAAATGAAAAGTGCATTGTCACAGGTACATCTTAATtgtcttttttgtttgttttttggaTGAACGATTATGCGAAAACTACTGTCATGATCAGGTGTCAAAGGCATATGGAGAAGGGAAGATGTCAATGGAGGATTTCATCTTGATTCTGAAAGCGATGGTTGGATTGAAGAATCTCGTGGAAGCAGTTGGAATCGGAAAAGGTAAGCAAGACTTGACTAGAGCTTATCTGGAACCGTCAAGGTTCAATAACAGTAATGCAGCCCGGTCAGAGGTGATGGTCCCGGTTGGAAAAGCATGTTCATCTCTTACGCATGCAGAGATAGTCGGTTTCTTAACAGGAGATTTTCGGTTAAGTAAGGCTCGAACGAACGATTTATTCTGGGAAGCTGTTTGGCCTCGTTTGCTTGAACGTGGTTGGCATTCCGAGCAGCCTAAGGATTACAATTATGCATCCACGACGAAGAATCAGTTGGTGTTTCTTCTTCCAGGGATTACGAAATTCAATAGGAGGAGATTACTGAAGGGACAAGATTTCTTGGATTCTATTAAGGATGTTTTGAACAAAGTTGCATTGGATCCTAGCCTTTTCGAACTTGACAACGACAAAACTAATAACGTAGAACTTCAGCAGCAGTGTTGTTATCTTCAACCTCTGACAGACAA is part of the Impatiens glandulifera chromosome 1, dImpGla2.1, whole genome shotgun sequence genome and encodes:
- the LOC124924041 gene encoding uncharacterized protein LOC124924041 — translated: MEMGLKGHGLNGHRETASMKHLLSEKDSSGSGAHDLFFGEPKIVPRVGDEYQVEIPMLLSNSEYESYVKNPIEAEFNSNLVHFDSVVGKSNIPLMLIEESMIKHDDLVVEETDKKMVSKSLGNDYCLVPGECADTFTDAEEASFILGLYIFGKNLVQVKRLIENKTMGNVLSFYYGKFYKSDGYRRWLEGRKMSSRKFVHGHRIFAGLRQQEFLSRLTSKVPGEMKSALSQVSKAYGEGKMSMEDFILILKAMVGLKNLVEAVGIGKGKQDLTRAYLEPSRFNNSNAARSEVMVPVGKACSSLTHAEIVGFLTGDFRLSKARTNDLFWEAVWPRLLERGWHSEQPKDYNYASTTKNQLVFLLPGITKFNRRRLLKGQDFLDSIKDVLNKVALDPSLFELDNDKTNNVELQQQCCYLQPLTDNERERDDSMMKLTVVDTSMAHEQPFKVRELKALPIGISIISPRPNHSKETSSEETNSKPVKENQEGNFSSSNLNLKKGSNTTKRLNQENSDTVAKERKKLASGTSRSMKIDAKRIPENKSHEKAEPSQTVIDPKKDAIVSNTTEDMNTRRHSTRNRPPTRRALEAHANGYLKIGTKKMDKAATPRPKLTSSSTTPTPNREVSRTFLASNATDNTPQD